The sequence ATCAGTGTGCACAATGTATTAGGCATTAAACCTTCACAAGCAGCAGTCTGCCGTCTTTAATTTTCAATTGCTGAAATATCGGCAAAATTAAATATGCACATTTCATGCTAGAAGTTACAGTTTTGTAATAATACTATGTAGAGCACAACCCTTTCAACATTCACCTCTGATTATGCTTACGCTAATCTCCTTTTCAAAGTGGAGAATGGGGAAGCAGTGCTCAGATCTAATGGAAGCAGTGGCAGCAATGACTTTTGTCACAGCTGAATTAAGAGGGAGAAGAATTCCAACTTTAAACACAGGCTGCGAATTACGGCTACATGTTCACTCCTTGAGCACTTAAGAGTGACTCCAGCATATCGTAAGTATCTttgtagtccatgtgctgacTGTTTGCATTGTATTCTGGATTGGCGTTGTGACCGTTGGCCTCTGTAGGTTTCCTATCCAGTTTCATGAGGGTGCTGAGTTGTCCATAGCCCACCTGGTATGTGACagtgggaggaggggaggaggGAAGGTTAAGAATTAAGTTGTAAGGGTATATATACTGCTtcacagaggaggaagaagaagaggaagaggaagaagagcTAGATGAAGTACCTGCAGTCTTGGAGGTTTTGCTCATTTTGGGATGGTGGTTGTGAGAGGTATCACTGGTGTGCGCCCTCTTGCGTGAAGAGCTGGAGCCAGTGGAGCTGCCATCACCGCTCAGACCCACAGGACTCCGCAAAGCTCCTCCTTTCGATGCATCAATACCGTGTCTACTACTCccactactgctgctgctgctgctatgcGAATGCTTGTGGCTGCTATGGTGGTGATGATGAGAAGAATGGTCCTTCCGTTTTTCCTTATGATCCTTGTTTGCACGTGGACTTGTGTGCTTGCTCTTACCACTGCCCTCATCTGAGGAGCTGTGTCTTTCAGATGAGGgaactttaattttcatttttagcTCATCCTTAGAAGCCTTTTCTGTTGGTGGGATAGGTATCCTCAATTTAAGCAAACCCTTCTCCTTTTTATCAGCTGCATGTCTTTCTGATTTTTCTGATGAAATAGGGATTTTCATCTTAATTGGTGAAGTCACAGCATTACTATTATGCTGAATTTGCTGCTGCACCGGTGCACGTTTTTTCTGTTGTTCAACCAGGGCTTGAGCAGCAGAAGCATATTGTTCTTTCACATCAGACTCCAGTGTTTCTAATTTGCGTTTCTGTACTGCAAGTTCTGCAGCAAATTTTTCCCTGTATCTGTCCAAAGCTAATTTTTGAGGAGCTGGTACAGTTGGAAGGGGGAATCCATGATGTTTACCATTACCAGATTTAAGATGTTCATGTTTACTAGATGAGTGCCCTGAAACTTTTTCAGATCGATGATGGCTTTGAGCTAACTGTCCAGATGTTGACTGCTGAATGGAGATCATATCATTTTTGTTGACAGGTACTGACAGATCTTGTTTATGAGAATGAACTTGCTCCATGTTCTGGTGCGGATGCTGAGGCCACTCTTGTTGGGAGGTAGAACTGAATGAAGTGGTAGCCATCATCTCAGGGACATGTGCTGGCACTGAAATACCACCAGAGTTCAATGATGCAGGTAGAGCTGTTGTGGAATTTGATTTAGGAAAATTTGCACTTGAAGCAGGATCACCACCAACAGAACATGTAGATTCATGGGGCCCAGATGAACCAGGAAGAACATTATCAGCTATCTGACCATCTATTTTTGGTTTCTTTGCAGCCTGATTAgcctttaaagaaaacaaaaatgaagttaatactttaaaaaagttaaaatgaaaaaaaattaattcaacaTTGTAAACTAGAAGCTTTACCCGCCAGTTTCGTATCCTCTTCAATCTGCTTGGCGttttctccagtatttgcagAAATTCATGTGTTAACTCTGCAAATAAAACCCAAAACAAGGTTAGACCATAAAAGCATGGTACTGACAATAATTTGTATATTCACAgacaaaaatctttttttttgcaacagtCAGAAGcactggaagttttgagttatgtTTGTAATTCTAAGAGCTTCCAGCAAAATAATTTGATCTTATGCAACAGGAAGATGAATTAGATATACTCCTGTCTTTTATTGAAAATGCATGTTTTAAAAGGGGAATTATGACATTACATCATGCTACGTTTTGGAAAACTAATTTTGAAGAGCATGTCAAATTCATCTACTTGAAATTGATTAACTATCAAATCATGGCAGAATATCTAGCAAGAGACATTCAATTAAGATTGCACATAttcacaaaacaatacaattttggaaaaaaattgatGAGGATGCTTTTTGAATATCATCCTGAGTTTAAGTGGTggtatgggcggcatggtgactcagtggttagcactgctgcctcacagcgctagagacccgggttcaattcccgcctcaggcgactgtgtgtggaatttgcacattctccccgtgtctgcgtgggtttcctcagggtgctccggtttcctcccacagtctaaaaatgtgcaggttaggcgaattggccatgctaaattgcccgtagtgttaggtgaaggggtaaatataggggaatgggtctgggtgggttgcgcttcggcaggtcggtgtggacttgttggaccgaagggcctgtttccacactaagtaatctaatctaaacaaaaaaaaaaggcagtacaatgcataatttaaataaatgtagaTCCTCAGAATGGTTTGGCACACAATATACTCTATGTTctctaaaatgaaacaaaacttcAGGAGATAGATTCTGTGCTCTGCCTAGAAGCTTGTCACTTTGGGTCTTTTCCCTAAACCACTTCGATAAATTACAGGATACAGACTAGTCCGACCACTGTTCAGGGTGAAAGGGGACACGTGCATACTGTGCATTATTGAGGGCTGATTACTCAGCACACTGAGCTCATAAGATTAttttgctgtacagctctataaatATTAAATTTATATACCATATTAGTACAgtgttacaaaacaaaaatcacaacactagttatctacaaacttacaacTAACCATCAAGTAATTCCAGAGTAACAGATGGATCCACATATTCCCACCAATGTTTTCCATCTGTGGATACAGGTATTTCCCAGTTGGACCACTTGCAAGCcagatgtatacacacacacgctaTCACGGTAGGTTTGTACTGCAAGCAAAATGTTGTCAGATGCAAACTGCAGTGGAGAATATTGATGATCGGTGAATCatggagtggggggagggaagaatacaagagacaaaaaaaaaggaagctttTTAATTGTGGAGTGAAAAGACAGTTATCAATATCTGCAGAAGGTGGGTCACACTTCCAGCATAAAGCTGAAAATGGGTTCACTCCAGATAAAGCACAGATGAATTGTCATAAATGCCCAATGGAAGTAGTATATGCACCACTGTACATTGGCTtaatgaaaaattattttcttgctCCTTACTAGGTAGTCTCAAACGCAGACCTTTTGCAAAATGTTTACTAATTGGCCATTCTTTATAagtcttgcaacatttaacagtGGGGATAATTTACATTGGTCCAAAAACTTAACAATTCACTCCCACTGAAGTTTGAAAAAGCTATCTGGTAAGGAAAGTTCTCAgacaaataattttgaaatttcaGGCAGTAATCCGACTGACATTCAAGTTCTATTAGGCCAACGTACACTGGTTGTTTATACATTTAAATGTGGGTATGCACAAAATATGGACCTACAAACAATATATGGCCTGTTCTAATTTctatattcttccccatttcaaACCATATTTTATGCAACATCGGTTTGCACAAATTGTTAACCATCTAAGTAGCTACACATTAACATTGATGCTTGTTATCAAAAACCATTTCAAATAAGCTAGTAGTAACCTGCTACAAATACCAAATTAGATAAAATGTATTGAGCACTTATGGACTAAAAGGATACTTGAATGTTTTGGCAATGACAGAACCTCCTACATCAGCATTTTTATTACCCACATTTGGTATCTCCAGTTATTTTAGGGGGCCATTGAATTTCCATTGTAACTGGAAGTACAACCCAACAACTTGCAGTTCTTAAAATGTGCTGCAATGTTTTAATCTGAAAATATCAAAATATTGTTAGAAATCAATtaattttggaaaacaaattttGCAATTCAACGAGaagtgtaaaaatgttaaatgctTTCATACTTACCATGATGCTTGTGAATTCTAGGTTAAGtatatctctttgtaatctttagTTGCTATTCAGGCTACCAATTTTTAGAGTTATGCACTCAGAATCGAATTAATGTAACCAGAGAGCACCACTACACTTCTCATTGTGCATTTAACCCCTTAGTGCCCAAAATACCCTTGTACAGTACACCGCACTGCAAACAGAGAGATACCATCACAGTAGATGAAAGGACATTTCTCTGTTGCAACAAGGGTTTGAGACACTTGTTAGGGGGCCCTGCAGTAAGGGAAGCAATAGTGTGCCTGAAACAGTGCAACAAAGAGGGTCAGGATAACAACCTGTTGGTAGCCATGAAATAGGATGTCTGTGCCAAATCCTTGCTTGctgtaacaaaaataaaacagaattagcTGAAAGAAAAGCTAAAGACTGTGGACATCAGCATGTACTTAAGCTCAAAATAACCATTGTTCTGTGTACGTCACAATGTTAAAACCAATTATGATATAGATGGCAGCGATTTGGCTCATCATGCCAGTTATGTCATATTATTTAGTCTGGCTTCTTCACCTGTTGCCAATCTCTTGCTTTTCCCTCATATACCTGCACACCATtaccattcaaaaaaaaaaccaagctcCTTTGAATGCCTCCACAGTACCCAATTTGATACCCTAACTCACTGTGCGAAAAGGTTTTCTCTCAGTACCTTGCTTTGTTTACACACACCACCTTATGCCCTCTTACTCTGGG comes from Chiloscyllium plagiosum isolate BGI_BamShark_2017 chromosome 7, ASM401019v2, whole genome shotgun sequence and encodes:
- the ccnt2a gene encoding cyclin-T2a isoform X1, which translates into the protein MAASAASSKWYFTREQLENTPSRRCGIDTDKELSYRQQAANLVQDMGQRLNVSQLTINTAIVYMHRFYMQHSFTRFHRNVISPAALFLAAKVEEQPRKLEHVIKVVHACLNPQEQPLDVKSDAYLQQAQDLVILESIILQTLGFEITIEHPHTDVVKCTQLVRASKDLAQTSYFMATNSLHLTTFCLQYKPTVIACVCIHLACKWSNWEIPVSTDGKHWWEYVDPSVTLELLDELTHEFLQILEKTPSRLKRIRNWRANQAAKKPKIDGQIADNVLPGSSGPHESTCSVGGDPASSANFPKSNSTTALPASLNSGGISVPAHVPEMMATTSFSSTSQQEWPQHPHQNMEQVHSHKQDLSVPVNKNDMISIQQSTSGQLAQSHHRSEKVSGHSSSKHEHLKSGNGKHHGFPLPTVPAPQKLALDRYREKFAAELAVQKRKLETLESDVKEQYASAAQALVEQQKKRAPVQQQIQHNSNAVTSPIKMKIPISSEKSERHAADKKEKGLLKLRIPIPPTEKASKDELKMKIKVPSSERHSSSDEGSGKSKHTSPRANKDHKEKRKDHSSHHHHHSSHKHSHSSSSSSSGSSRHGIDASKGGALRSPVGLSGDGSSTGSSSSRKRAHTSDTSHNHHPKMSKTSKTAGTSSSSSSSSSSSSSSVKQYIYPYNLILNLPSSPPPTVTYQVGYGQLSTLMKLDRKPTEANGHNANPEYNANSQHMDYKDTYDMLESLLSAQGVNM
- the ccnt2a gene encoding cyclin-T2a isoform X2, with the protein product MHRFYMQHSFTRFHRNVISPAALFLAAKVEEQPRKLEHVIKVVHACLNPQEQPLDVKSDAYLQQAQDLVILESIILQTLGFEITIEHPHTDVVKCTQLVRASKDLAQTSYFMATNSLHLTTFCLQYKPTVIACVCIHLACKWSNWEIPVSTDGKHWWEYVDPSVTLELLDELTHEFLQILEKTPSRLKRIRNWRANQAAKKPKIDGQIADNVLPGSSGPHESTCSVGGDPASSANFPKSNSTTALPASLNSGGISVPAHVPEMMATTSFSSTSQQEWPQHPHQNMEQVHSHKQDLSVPVNKNDMISIQQSTSGQLAQSHHRSEKVSGHSSSKHEHLKSGNGKHHGFPLPTVPAPQKLALDRYREKFAAELAVQKRKLETLESDVKEQYASAAQALVEQQKKRAPVQQQIQHNSNAVTSPIKMKIPISSEKSERHAADKKEKGLLKLRIPIPPTEKASKDELKMKIKVPSSERHSSSDEGSGKSKHTSPRANKDHKEKRKDHSSHHHHHSSHKHSHSSSSSSSGSSRHGIDASKGGALRSPVGLSGDGSSTGSSSSRKRAHTSDTSHNHHPKMSKTSKTAGTSSSSSSSSSSSSSSVKQYIYPYNLILNLPSSPPPTVTYQVGYGQLSTLMKLDRKPTEANGHNANPEYNANSQHMDYKDTYDMLESLLSAQGVNM
- the ccnt2a gene encoding cyclin-T2a isoform X3; this translates as MAASAASSKWYFTREQLENTPSRRCGIDTDKELSYRQQAANLVQDMGQRLNVSQLTINTAIVYMHRFYMQHSFTRFHRNVISPAALFLAAKVEEQPRKLEHVIKVVHACLNPQEQPLDVKSDAYLQQAQDLVILESIILQTLGFEITIEHPHTDVVKCTQLVRASKDLAQTSYFMATNSLHLTTFCLQYKPTVIACVCIHLACKWSNWEIPVSTDGKHWWEYVDPSVTLELLDELTHEFLQILEKTPSRLKRIRNWRANQAAKKPKIDGQIADNVLPGSSGPHESTCSVGGDPASSANFPKSNSTTALPASLNSGGISVPAHVPEMMATTSFSSTSQQEWPQHPHQNMEQVHSHKQDLSVPVNKNDMISIQQSTSGQLAQSHHRSEKVSGHSSSKHEHLKSGNGKHHGFPLPTVPAPQKLALDRYREKFAAELAVQKRKLETLESDVKEQYASAAQALVEQQKKRAPVQQQIQHNSNAVTSPIKMKIPISSEKSERHAADKKEKGLLKLRIPIPPTEKASKDELKMKIKVPSSERHSSSDEGSGKSKHTSPRANKDHKEKRKDHSSHHHHHSSHKHSHSSSSSSSGSSRHGIDASKGGALRSPVGLSGDGSSTGSSSSRKRAHTSDTSHNHHPKMSKTSKTAGGLWTTQHPHETG